One region of Pseudomonas glycinae genomic DNA includes:
- the gspG gene encoding type II secretion system major pseudopilin GspG: MKLQFRPRAQRGFTLLELLVVLVVLGLLAGIVAPKYFAQLGRSEVKVAKAQIEGLSKALDLYRLEVGHYPSTEQGLQALVTAPSDEAKWTGPYLQKKLPQDPWGRNYTYRYPGENSEYDLLSMGKDGQPGGEGENAEVTNWQ, from the coding sequence ATGAAGCTGCAATTTCGTCCGCGTGCCCAACGCGGTTTCACCCTGCTCGAATTGCTCGTGGTGCTGGTGGTGCTCGGCCTGTTGGCCGGGATCGTCGCGCCCAAATATTTCGCCCAGCTGGGGCGTTCCGAGGTGAAGGTCGCCAAGGCGCAGATCGAAGGCCTGAGCAAGGCGCTGGATCTCTATCGACTGGAGGTCGGCCACTACCCGTCCACCGAACAAGGCTTGCAGGCGCTGGTGACCGCACCGAGCGACGAAGCCAAATGGACCGGCCCGTACTTGCAGAAAAAACTGCCGCAGGATCCGTGGGGGCGTAACTACACCTACCGCTATCCCGGCGAAAACAGCGAGTACGACCTGCTCTCGATGGGCAAGGACGGCCAGCCCGGCGGCGAAGGCGAAAACGCCGAAGTCACCAACTGGCAATAA
- a CDS encoding type II secretion system F family protein: MRFQLKAVGKAGVVSLSVEAPGQNEARRIAEDQGLRVVSLHAERHWRSLRLSKRETFNLVLFSQELTTLLNAGLPLIDALESLAEKETAPAARKTLSELVRLLYEGKSFSQALGQLSAVFPPLYVALVQSSEKTGAVGDALGRYVSYRQRMDEVRQKIVSASIYPLLLLVVGSGVVLFLMGYVVPRFSLVFEGLGSNLPWLSQILMSSGMFLHAHQGEFFGLLATIVIALAVLQKQPAFRRGLDRLVEKLPAVHQRIFMYELARFYRSLGILLQGGIPLVTAMGMVRGLLTVASRARLDQACERVREGQSLSTALELNHLVTPVSLRLLRAGEQSGNLGQMMERSADFYDEEISRWIEWFVRLFEPLLMTFIGLLIGVIVILMYIPIFELASSIH; this comes from the coding sequence ATGCGATTTCAACTCAAAGCAGTGGGCAAGGCCGGAGTGGTGTCGCTGAGCGTCGAGGCGCCCGGCCAGAACGAAGCGCGGCGAATCGCCGAGGATCAGGGCTTGCGTGTGGTCAGCCTGCACGCCGAGAGGCACTGGCGTTCGTTGCGCCTGAGCAAGCGAGAAACCTTCAACCTGGTGCTGTTCAGCCAGGAACTGACCACCCTGCTCAACGCCGGCCTGCCACTGATCGATGCGCTGGAAAGCCTCGCTGAAAAAGAAACCGCCCCCGCCGCCCGCAAAACCTTGAGTGAGCTGGTGCGGCTGCTGTACGAGGGCAAATCGTTCTCCCAGGCGCTCGGCCAGTTGTCGGCGGTGTTCCCGCCGTTGTACGTGGCGCTGGTACAGTCCAGCGAGAAGACCGGCGCGGTCGGCGATGCGCTGGGCCGTTACGTGAGCTATCGCCAGCGCATGGACGAGGTGCGGCAGAAGATCGTCAGCGCTTCGATCTACCCGCTGCTGTTGCTGGTGGTCGGCAGTGGCGTGGTGCTGTTTCTGATGGGTTACGTGGTGCCGCGCTTCAGTCTGGTGTTCGAAGGACTGGGCTCGAACCTGCCGTGGCTGTCGCAGATCCTGATGAGCAGCGGCATGTTTCTGCACGCCCATCAGGGTGAGTTTTTCGGCCTGTTGGCGACAATCGTCATCGCCCTCGCCGTGCTGCAGAAACAACCGGCGTTTCGCCGTGGGCTGGATCGGCTGGTGGAGAAACTGCCTGCCGTGCACCAGCGGATTTTCATGTATGAGCTGGCGCGGTTTTACCGGTCGCTGGGGATTCTGCTGCAAGGCGGGATTCCGCTGGTGACCGCCATGGGCATGGTGCGCGGCCTGCTCACCGTGGCCTCGCGAGCGCGGCTGGACCAGGCCTGCGAGCGGGTGCGCGAGGGGCAATCGTTGTCCACTGCCCTTGAGCTCAACCATCTGGTGACGCCCGTGTCCCTGCGCCTGCTGCGCGCTGGCGAGCAGTCGGGCAACCTCGGGCAAATGATGGAACGCAGCGCCGATTTCTACGACGAGGAAATCAGCCGCTGGATCGAGTGGTTCGTGAGGTTGTTCGAACCGCTGCTCATGACTTTCATCGGCCTGTTGATCGGGGTGATCGTGATCCTGATGTACATCCCGATCTTCGAACTGGCTTCGAGTATCCACTGA
- a CDS encoding lytic transglycosylase domain-containing protein: MIHSFTAGLLGCVLSVGVAQADVFVSMDAKGSYVLSNVHRPGRTYERVIREADAPLVSLDQQPQLIANQPYAELVSAAASANHLPEALLHAVIKSESNYNPGATSPKGAGGLMQLMPDTARELGVKDVYDPKANIQGGAKYLKRLMTLFDNDIALAVAAYNAGPDAVLSRGRVIPPFAETQRYVPSVLRQYRRLQGLAVDAPL; the protein is encoded by the coding sequence ATGATCCATTCATTCACTGCAGGACTGCTCGGCTGCGTGCTGTCGGTCGGTGTCGCACAAGCCGATGTCTTCGTTTCCATGGACGCCAAGGGCAGCTATGTGCTGTCGAACGTCCACCGTCCCGGACGCACTTACGAGCGGGTGATTCGTGAAGCCGATGCGCCGCTGGTCAGCCTTGACCAGCAACCGCAATTGATCGCCAACCAGCCCTACGCCGAGTTGGTGTCAGCGGCGGCCAGCGCCAATCACCTGCCCGAGGCGTTGCTGCACGCGGTGATCAAGTCCGAATCCAATTACAACCCCGGTGCCACCTCGCCCAAAGGCGCTGGCGGGCTGATGCAATTGATGCCCGACACCGCCCGCGAGCTGGGGGTGAAAGACGTCTACGACCCCAAGGCCAACATCCAGGGCGGGGCCAAATACCTCAAGCGCCTGATGACCCTGTTCGACAACGACATCGCCCTGGCCGTGGCGGCTTACAACGCCGGGCCGGACGCGGTGCTCAGCCGGGGCCGGGTGATCCCGCCGTTCGCCGAAACCCAGCGTTACGTGCCCAGCGTTTTGCGTCAGTACCGGCGCTTGCAGGGGCTGGCGGTGGATGCGCCGTTGTAG